A single genomic interval of Primulina huaijiensis isolate GDHJ02 chromosome 7, ASM1229523v2, whole genome shotgun sequence harbors:
- the LOC140981302 gene encoding proliferating cell nuclear antigen, protein MLELRLVQGSLLKKVMEAIKDLVTEANFDCSATGFSLQAMDSSHVALVALLLRSEGFEHYRCDRNLSMGMNLNNMGKMLKCAGNDDIITIKADDGSDTVTFMFESPTQDKIADFEMKLMDIDSEHLGIPEAEYHAIVRMPSSEFARICKDLSSIGDTVVISVTKEGVKFSTRGDIGTANVVCRQNTTVDKPEDATVIEMNEPVSLTFALRYLNSFTKATPLSNTVTISLSSELPVVVEYKIAEMGYIRFYLAPKIEEDEENNA, encoded by the exons ATGTTGGAGCTCAGACTGGTGCAGGGTAGCTTGCTGAAGAAGGTCATGGAAGCGATTAAGGATCTTGTTACGGAAGCGAATTTCGACTGCTCCGCAACTGGGTTCTCTCTGCAGGCCATGGATTCGAGTCACGTGGCCCTTGTGGCGCTTCTGCTCAGATCGGAGGGCTTCGAACACTACCGCTGCGACCGCAACCTGTCCATGGGTATGAACCTCAACAACATGGGAAAGATGTTGAAGTGCGCCGGGAATGATGACATCATAACCATAAAAGCTGATGACGGTAGCGACACCGTCACTTTCATGTTCGAGAGCCCCA CACAAGATAAAATTGCCGATTTTGAGATGAAGCTTATGGACATTGACAGTGAACATCTTGGAATCCCTGAAGCTGAGTACCATGCTATAGTTCGGATGCCATCCTCTGAGTTTGCAAGAATTTGTAAAGATCTTAGCAGCATTGGTGACACAG TTGTGATCTCTGTCACAAAGGAGGGCGTAAAATTTTCAACAAGAGGTGACATTGGAACTGCAAATGTTGTTTGCAGGCAGAACACCACTGTGGACAAG CCTGAAGATGCAACAGTTATTGAGATGAACGAGCCAGTTTCATTAACTTTTGCTCTGAGGTATTTGAATTCCTTTACTAAGGCAACTCCCTTGTCCAACACTGTCACTATAAGCTTGTCTTCAGAGCTTCCTGTGGTAGTTGAGTACAAGATTGCAGAGATGGGCTATATACGGTTCTATTTGGCTCCCAAAATAGAGGAGGATGAAGAAAATAACGCCTAA